The proteins below come from a single Caulobacter flavus genomic window:
- a CDS encoding DUF736 domain-containing protein, with translation MSIIGQFRREGEGFVGRINTLALRDAAVKFVATGRTSGRGPDFIVQLGDSEVGAAWKANDGGGALLNVKLDDPTWAGPLNVRLMAAEGGVLPLTWIRRDPEKAADKPNSEGQAQASPSGGSSSSSGSP, from the coding sequence ATGTCGATCATCGGTCAGTTCCGCCGCGAGGGCGAAGGCTTCGTCGGCCGCATCAACACCCTGGCCCTCCGCGACGCGGCGGTGAAATTCGTCGCGACGGGGCGCACCAGCGGGCGCGGGCCGGACTTCATCGTCCAACTGGGCGACAGCGAGGTCGGGGCGGCCTGGAAGGCCAACGACGGCGGCGGCGCACTGTTGAACGTCAAGCTGGACGACCCCACCTGGGCCGGTCCGCTTAATGTCAGGCTCATGGCCGCCGAAGGCGGCGTCTTGCCCCTGACCTGGATCCGCCGCGACCCGGAGAAGGCGGCCGACAAGCCGAACTCCGAGGGCCAGGCTCAGGCCTCGCCCTCCGGCGGCTCCTCGTCCTCATCCGGGTCGCCATAG
- a CDS encoding lasso peptide biosynthesis B2 protein, which translates to MQAWLAPHVRAARVGGEIVLLDIEADAYFCLLDAAAHLTLQSDGGVLADPSAAADDLIEAGLLTLMGGASIAPVRARAVHGGLDPDDQATPGLSASAIAAALSANLTAARAIDRLSFADILALVGTVEPAAFAPASPDLLKESRRFAAMSPWLPRAGLCLMRSLQQRLYLARRGHATAWVFGVRTWPFQAHCWLQAGEVVLDDTPGRVGAFTPILVV; encoded by the coding sequence ATGCAGGCCTGGCTGGCGCCGCACGTTCGCGCGGCGCGCGTCGGCGGCGAGATCGTCCTCCTCGATATCGAGGCCGATGCTTATTTCTGCCTGCTCGACGCCGCCGCGCATTTAACGCTGCAATCCGATGGCGGCGTCCTGGCCGATCCGTCTGCCGCAGCCGATGACCTGATCGAGGCGGGCCTGCTGACCCTGATGGGCGGCGCAAGCATCGCGCCGGTTCGCGCGCGCGCGGTCCATGGCGGTCTTGATCCCGACGACCAGGCGACGCCGGGCCTTAGCGCATCGGCGATCGCCGCAGCGCTGTCGGCCAATCTGACAGCCGCCCGAGCCATCGATCGGCTGAGTTTCGCCGACATTCTCGCCTTGGTGGGAACGGTTGAACCCGCAGCCTTCGCGCCGGCTTCACCCGACTTGCTCAAGGAAAGCCGCCGCTTCGCCGCCATGTCGCCCTGGCTGCCCAGGGCCGGGCTTTGCCTCATGCGCAGTCTCCAACAGCGCCTCTATCTCGCACGCCGCGGCCACGCGACCGCCTGGGTGTTCGGCGTGCGCACCTGGCCCTTCCAGGCCCACTGCTGGCTGCAAGCCGGAGAGGTGGTCTTGGACGACACGCCAGGCCGGGTCGGCGCCTTCACCCCGATCCTGGTGGTGTGA
- a CDS encoding DUF736 domain-containing protein, protein MARIGAFRASKDGFTGSIKTLKLDVPKVEFRSIDGDPAKDQPVYRLYAEGAEIGSAWRYTSDKGVEFLSVSLDDPSFPGPINAKLFAAKTGFDLVWTRPVKRDADKRPQAEPDDEA, encoded by the coding sequence ATGGCCCGCATTGGCGCCTTCCGTGCCTCCAAGGACGGCTTCACCGGCAGCATCAAGACGCTGAAGCTCGACGTTCCCAAGGTCGAATTCCGCAGCATCGACGGCGATCCGGCCAAGGACCAGCCCGTCTACCGCCTCTACGCCGAGGGCGCCGAAATCGGCTCGGCGTGGAGATACACCTCCGACAAGGGCGTGGAGTTCCTGTCGGTCAGCCTGGACGACCCCAGCTTCCCCGGTCCGATCAACGCCAAGCTCTTCGCCGCGAAGACCGGCTTCGATCTGGTCTGGACCCGCCCGGTCAAGCGCGACGCCGACAAGCGCCCGCAGGCCGAGCCGGACGACGAGGCCTGA
- a CDS encoding GntR family transcriptional regulator — MGRDRDPFDRTFETLRQRLTQPDAVRGAPLAVIPLAQALGVSPTPVREALAKLSGEGLVVRTAGGYRGLALDRGSLADRYDLAAILAIAAANDRWVEDRAAPDQAGDPLALLASLTSSRTLARALLRVSAQLAPFAPAEAALLGRADAEAIIAAIGAGASGRPLATLARRYCRRRARRAGDILARTLGLS, encoded by the coding sequence GTGGGCCGAGATCGCGATCCGTTCGACCGCACGTTCGAAACCCTGCGACAGCGCCTGACCCAGCCGGACGCCGTTCGGGGCGCGCCGCTGGCGGTCATTCCCCTGGCCCAGGCGCTGGGCGTCAGCCCGACCCCGGTCCGCGAAGCCCTCGCCAAGCTGTCGGGCGAGGGGCTGGTGGTGCGCACGGCCGGCGGCTACCGGGGCCTGGCGCTCGACAGGGGCAGCCTGGCCGACCGCTACGACCTGGCCGCGATCCTCGCCATCGCGGCCGCCAACGATCGTTGGGTCGAGGACCGGGCAGCGCCAGACCAGGCGGGCGATCCCCTGGCCTTGCTGGCGAGCCTGACGTCAAGCCGGACCCTGGCCAGGGCGCTCTTGAGGGTGAGCGCGCAGCTGGCGCCCTTCGCGCCGGCCGAGGCGGCGCTATTGGGGCGCGCGGACGCAGAAGCGATCATCGCGGCGATCGGGGCCGGGGCGTCCGGCCGACCTCTGGCGACGCTGGCGCGCCGCTATTGCCGTCGCCGCGCCCGGCGCGCCGGCGACATCCTGGCTCGCACCTTGGGGCTCTCCTGA
- a CDS encoding helix-turn-helix domain-containing protein — protein sequence MAGPAKTPLGRQSQLRARIIQSLVKERRMSPEEVAAGMGVSIRTYRDFSNGKRAYDFNKVRLFARATRTDPTAIHLGIQFNWPELPILLMDNKMATAAFVMIRDLHGEHGARLASVPAKLLVAGFRHISEEIRKYFERRDASIEAYIERAIAQTYGDPDEDEEPPEGEA from the coding sequence ATGGCCGGGCCTGCGAAGACGCCGCTCGGGCGACAGTCTCAGCTTCGCGCGAGGATCATCCAGTCCCTCGTCAAGGAGCGCCGGATGTCTCCAGAAGAGGTGGCGGCTGGGATGGGGGTTTCGATCCGCACCTATCGGGACTTCTCCAACGGAAAACGCGCCTATGACTTCAATAAGGTGCGGCTGTTCGCGCGGGCCACGCGGACTGACCCCACGGCCATCCACCTGGGCATACAGTTCAACTGGCCAGAGCTGCCGATCCTGCTGATGGACAACAAGATGGCCACAGCCGCCTTCGTGATGATCCGGGATCTGCATGGCGAGCACGGGGCGCGTCTGGCCAGCGTGCCCGCCAAGCTTTTGGTGGCGGGCTTCCGTCACATCAGCGAGGAAATCCGCAAGTATTTCGAGCGGCGCGACGCCAGCATCGAGGCCTATATCGAGCGCGCGATCGCGCAGACCTATGGCGACCCGGATGAGGACGAGGAGCCGCCGGAGGGCGAGGCCTGA
- a CDS encoding prolyl oligopeptidase family serine peptidase, whose protein sequence is MRRFAALAVGCVLIIPGAAQAAPYTVDRLLALEQLGPARIDPSQRWLVVQTYAPWNKAPTYDLDLVMNLGLGRIRVFDLKAGAAERKLDLPNGAGYTALVVSPQGRQLAVGRLIGHAFELGVVDLETGQARWLGVTPRQQTWGPSVLWRNEEELLVSARPADAPDITFGYGYLGQERLAEKTAASARGALGSTVMGSGQFRGLSPTAPAIGLVSIDLRSNARRILVPGQVRDMSLSPDGRAVAAVVQGETIQYDLPEPTTSASSSNRNHLILADLDSGRAVEPCQACDPMDRFLAWAPNGREVLVYARQGEMGYRDGGRFWRLSVDGAARALDLGALKPVFGETYDTAGVPLGGWLGGAPVVYAQPAGGRADYWRIEPARVVNLTAALPAGGRAIGADDGAWAVAAAGEIWRVTAREARPWGVSQTAITSLATPPAGFRGSQNYVPPLADLGLARTASPTLPWPGQRLPPAPAEGRIVGQTSLGAIDAVKDRRGVERILLAPSASAEQTLVTVNADLAKVESSVPIAIRHKGLDGKDLTSWLYLPPNSAPGARLPVVVIPYPGFSYDTPPRVQQPGVLCPSVNAQVLAAQGYAVILPSMPYLDRREPMAGLADQILSPVDTAAGQGLVDPNRVAIWGHSYGGYAAIAAATQSARFKAVITTAAGFDLAALYGRMGPAQYLAPETGVTIFATTGWQETGQARLRAPPWKDRDLYTRNSPITYVDRIKAPIAIFHGDADKGMDQAYTLFGALYRQNKDAIFVTYHGEGHSFYAPGNVRDYFARVVDLLDRTIGPHQGVPTQ, encoded by the coding sequence ATGCGACGCTTCGCGGCGCTTGCGGTCGGCTGCGTGCTGATCATCCCGGGGGCGGCGCAAGCCGCCCCCTACACCGTCGATCGCCTTCTGGCCCTGGAGCAACTGGGCCCGGCGCGGATCGACCCCAGCCAACGCTGGCTGGTCGTCCAGACCTATGCCCCTTGGAACAAGGCGCCGACCTACGATCTCGATCTCGTCATGAACCTGGGGCTCGGCCGAATTCGGGTCTTCGACCTGAAGGCTGGCGCCGCCGAGCGGAAACTCGATCTACCAAATGGCGCTGGCTACACCGCCCTGGTCGTCTCCCCACAGGGCCGCCAACTGGCGGTGGGCCGGCTGATCGGCCACGCTTTTGAGTTGGGCGTGGTCGACCTGGAGACCGGCCAGGCGCGCTGGCTCGGCGTCACACCGCGCCAGCAGACCTGGGGTCCTAGCGTGTTGTGGCGCAACGAAGAGGAACTGTTGGTCTCCGCGCGCCCGGCAGACGCCCCTGACATTACTTTCGGCTATGGCTATCTTGGCCAAGAGCGTCTCGCTGAGAAGACCGCGGCCTCGGCGCGGGGAGCGCTCGGCTCAACGGTGATGGGCAGCGGCCAGTTTCGCGGTCTGAGCCCCACGGCGCCGGCCATCGGTCTCGTGAGCATAGACCTGCGGTCAAACGCCCGCCGCATCCTCGTTCCCGGCCAGGTCCGAGACATGAGCCTGTCGCCCGACGGACGCGCCGTTGCCGCCGTCGTCCAGGGCGAGACCATCCAGTATGACCTGCCCGAGCCGACCACCTCGGCCTCCAGCTCCAACCGCAATCACCTCATCCTGGCTGATCTCGACAGCGGCCGAGCCGTCGAACCTTGCCAGGCCTGCGATCCGATGGATCGCTTCCTGGCCTGGGCGCCGAACGGCCGCGAGGTTCTCGTCTACGCCCGCCAGGGCGAGATGGGCTATCGCGACGGCGGGCGGTTTTGGCGTCTGTCCGTTGACGGTGCGGCCCGCGCGCTCGATCTGGGCGCGCTCAAGCCGGTGTTCGGCGAGACATACGACACCGCAGGCGTCCCGCTGGGCGGATGGCTCGGCGGCGCGCCCGTCGTCTACGCCCAGCCAGCGGGCGGCAGAGCCGACTACTGGCGGATCGAGCCCGCTCGCGTGGTCAATCTCACGGCTGCGCTTCCGGCGGGGGGCCGTGCGATCGGCGCTGACGACGGAGCCTGGGCGGTCGCGGCGGCGGGCGAGATCTGGCGCGTGACGGCGCGAGAGGCGCGTCCCTGGGGCGTGTCCCAGACGGCGATCACGTCGCTGGCCACGCCGCCCGCCGGCTTCCGGGGATCCCAGAACTACGTGCCCCCGCTCGCCGACTTGGGGCTGGCTCGAACGGCGTCCCCCACCCTCCCCTGGCCTGGCCAACGTCTGCCGCCCGCGCCAGCCGAAGGCCGCATTGTCGGCCAGACGTCCCTGGGCGCGATTGACGCGGTCAAGGACAGGCGCGGTGTTGAACGCATCCTCCTGGCTCCGTCCGCTTCGGCCGAACAGACCCTTGTCACCGTCAACGCTGACCTGGCGAAGGTCGAATCCTCGGTCCCAATCGCCATTAGGCACAAAGGCTTGGACGGCAAGGACCTGACCAGCTGGCTCTACCTCCCGCCCAACAGCGCGCCTGGGGCGCGCTTGCCAGTGGTGGTGATCCCGTATCCCGGATTCAGTTACGACACCCCGCCCCGCGTCCAGCAGCCGGGGGTTTTATGCCCGTCGGTCAATGCCCAAGTGCTGGCCGCCCAGGGCTACGCGGTCATTCTACCGTCCATGCCCTATCTGGACAGGCGCGAACCGATGGCCGGACTGGCCGACCAGATCTTAAGCCCCGTCGACACGGCCGCCGGTCAGGGCCTTGTCGATCCCAACCGGGTGGCGATCTGGGGGCATAGCTACGGCGGCTATGCCGCCATAGCGGCCGCGACTCAAAGTGCGCGCTTCAAGGCCGTGATCACCACGGCAGCTGGGTTCGACCTGGCCGCCCTCTATGGCCGCATGGGGCCCGCACAATACCTTGCCCCCGAAACGGGCGTGACGATCTTTGCCACAACCGGATGGCAGGAGACGGGCCAGGCGCGACTGCGGGCGCCGCCGTGGAAAGATCGTGACCTCTACACGCGCAACAGCCCGATCACCTATGTGGACCGGATCAAGGCGCCCATCGCGATCTTCCATGGCGACGCCGACAAGGGAATGGACCAAGCCTACACTCTGTTTGGCGCGCTCTATCGCCAGAACAAGGATGCGATCTTCGTCACCTATCATGGCGAAGGGCACAGCTTTTATGCTCCCGGGAACGTGAGGGACTACTTCGCACGGGTCGTCGACTTGCTCGATCGGACCATCGGACCTCATCAAGGCGTCCCGACACAATAA
- a CDS encoding asparagine synthase-related protein: MRDYLVIETQAGSDLSAWREAESLVLATGAWKKVAERRWFSVFLEQAQPATYRHLPGVGGSLIGEVFDVQAARSGLGRDLELMGFGTEPEGIARRLVARGFGRYVAILNDDHGPAQVLRDPLGAMDAIGWRRGSLRFIGSRLPDLPALWPADLEIDWAQVATILRQKNLASHLCPLVGVTSYPSGVLAGPEGRGPRLWSPARLAAAPWRDAPPEALRSVVDGVVAAWSYGREGVFCEISGGLDSAIVASSLAQVQAPLIYGVNHTFPFAESDEQVYARAVADRVGVPLVVVERDMLRIEPEKLVAAAGGPRPNYLGGDPDHDADLAARLSQNGVEAMFTGRGGDAMLYQSANPALVRDVLAGASAGGRLRGLEILARRHATTVWSMLKRGLANQDLTAGLGVQLFLSPAAAARLPDLHPWLAEARDLKPAKQLQVLALVNGLSAFGESQRSRSGLVIDPLMSQPVVEFCLSLAAGRLAVGANDRPFARCAFADRLPEAVFARRGKGALSAYFAQSLALSLDAVRPYLLEGELAAAGLLDLASLDAALLPERLIWTNLSSEIFILLALEAWVRCWRERIAQASGPTDQAGHYCVGTP, encoded by the coding sequence ATGCGCGACTATCTGGTCATCGAGACCCAGGCTGGAAGCGACCTTAGCGCCTGGCGCGAGGCGGAGAGCCTCGTCCTTGCGACGGGGGCCTGGAAGAAAGTCGCCGAGCGGCGCTGGTTCTCGGTGTTTCTTGAGCAGGCGCAGCCAGCGACTTACCGACATTTGCCCGGCGTCGGCGGATCCCTCATCGGCGAGGTGTTTGACGTCCAGGCTGCCCGATCCGGGCTTGGGCGGGATCTCGAACTGATGGGCTTTGGGACCGAACCGGAAGGGATCGCCCGGCGTCTGGTCGCGCGGGGCTTTGGGCGGTATGTGGCCATCCTCAACGACGACCATGGCCCTGCCCAGGTCCTGCGCGATCCCCTCGGCGCCATGGACGCCATCGGGTGGCGACGGGGGAGCCTGCGCTTTATCGGGTCGCGCCTTCCCGATCTGCCGGCCTTGTGGCCCGCCGATCTCGAGATCGACTGGGCGCAAGTGGCCACGATCCTGCGTCAGAAGAACCTGGCCAGCCATCTTTGCCCGCTCGTCGGCGTGACGAGCTACCCATCTGGCGTCCTTGCGGGACCAGAAGGCCGTGGGCCCCGCCTCTGGTCACCCGCGAGGCTGGCTGCCGCGCCATGGCGTGACGCGCCGCCCGAGGCGTTGCGGTCCGTGGTCGATGGTGTAGTCGCGGCCTGGTCTTACGGACGCGAGGGCGTCTTCTGCGAAATCTCCGGCGGGCTGGACTCGGCGATCGTCGCTAGCAGCCTGGCCCAGGTCCAGGCTCCTCTGATCTACGGCGTCAATCATACCTTTCCCTTCGCCGAAAGCGATGAGCAGGTCTACGCCCGGGCGGTCGCCGACAGGGTCGGCGTCCCACTGGTGGTGGTCGAACGGGACATGCTCCGCATCGAGCCCGAGAAGCTGGTGGCCGCCGCCGGTGGGCCACGGCCGAACTATCTCGGCGGTGACCCCGACCATGACGCCGACTTGGCCGCGCGCCTTTCCCAGAATGGCGTGGAGGCGATGTTCACGGGGCGGGGCGGGGACGCGATGCTCTATCAGTCGGCTAATCCGGCTCTCGTGCGCGACGTGCTGGCCGGCGCCAGCGCCGGGGGGCGCTTGCGCGGCCTGGAAATCCTGGCGCGCCGTCACGCCACCACGGTCTGGTCAATGCTCAAGCGGGGCCTTGCCAACCAGGATCTGACAGCGGGGCTGGGCGTGCAGCTGTTCCTCTCGCCGGCCGCTGCGGCGCGCCTGCCAGACCTTCATCCCTGGCTGGCCGAGGCGCGGGACCTCAAGCCTGCCAAGCAATTGCAGGTGCTGGCTCTGGTCAACGGGCTTAGCGCGTTTGGTGAGAGTCAGCGCTCACGCTCCGGGCTGGTCATTGATCCGTTGATGAGCCAGCCGGTGGTGGAGTTTTGCCTGTCCCTCGCGGCGGGGCGTCTGGCCGTCGGCGCCAATGATCGTCCATTCGCCCGTTGCGCCTTCGCCGACCGACTGCCGGAGGCCGTTTTCGCGCGGCGCGGTAAGGGCGCTCTTTCAGCCTATTTCGCCCAAAGTCTCGCGCTTAGCCTGGATGCTGTGCGGCCTTATCTGTTGGAAGGCGAATTGGCGGCGGCAGGCTTGCTGGACCTGGCAAGCCTCGACGCCGCCTTGCTCCCCGAGCGTTTGATCTGGACCAACCTCTCGTCGGAGATTTTTATTCTACTGGCCCTGGAGGCCTGGGTCAGGTGCTGGCGAGAGCGCATAGCCCAGGCCTCCGGGCCCACTGACCAGGCGGGGCATTATTGTGTCGGGACGCCTTGA
- a CDS encoding TonB-dependent receptor yields the protein MAALVATAAAPAIASAQDMAVTIALPAGPMQKSLVALANQTNVRILFESELVAGLSAPALQGRYTAREAVEKLLSNSSVSVEQIRPGVLVLRPLRMPVSAPVAVGLPPTSSDSPAAVTQSDPTLVDEIVVGSHIRGVKDSASPVVVLSREDIDQAGYASIAEALTALPQAFGGTASEDSLATGADPNGTNMMRGTGVDLRGLGADATLVLVNGKRMAGAGVYGDFADISSIPFAAVGRTEVLLDGASALYGSDAVGGVVDIRLRTDLDGGESRVSAGAATQGGYSRYLASQALGKTWAGGHVLAAYEYTRNENLHAADRAYAGNADLRVLGGTDRRSTTSAPGNILRLNAAGAYVPTYAIPANQNGVGLTAADFVAGTVNYTNQRGTYDILPQSERHSAIVSVGQDVGAVELTGDFRFAHREIDARNGASTATLVLTAANPYYVSPTGQSSERIAYSFQNEAGGVRNWGVSESLGAALGAKARLGAGWNADLSGVYAQEIGISHSTGQVNSTYLSEAAGLSADSALTSFSAARDGYFNPYVGTGYSNPKAVLDFILSGWDLSKSRNELKSVNLVFDGPLLQLPGGKLRLAVGGQLRREEVRTGGARFLSGYVQTAKVTRAFSRDVKSLFAELNAPLVGPDNALPFVERLELSLAGRIEDYDDVGSTRNPKVGVIWSPSHDLTFKATYGTSFRAPALYELNAPYSITPILVSYNGGQVASLVYTGGNPDLKPETAKSWTAGVTYTPQGAPDLTLGLNAYRTDFTNRVGSPVVLAQALTSAEYAPFRTFVSPASNAADRALVQAIMADSHASGTSAYSVDTYGAVIDLRNVNTGSLVVQGMDATIAYGTTVRGDPLDLNGSLTWLQHYKRKLTPTSTEVELAGQAGYPADLRLRVSATWTHGAAAVTVGLNHVGDTYADTGRRIHPWTTADLQARLRGRIFGVDGLSVALTVQNLFDQDPPFYDNPAGYGYDPANADPIGRIVSFQLTKAW from the coding sequence TTGGCCGCGCTGGTCGCGACGGCCGCGGCGCCAGCGATCGCGTCGGCGCAGGACATGGCGGTGACGATCGCCCTTCCCGCCGGCCCCATGCAGAAGTCCCTGGTGGCGCTGGCCAACCAGACCAATGTGCGGATCCTGTTCGAGAGCGAACTCGTCGCCGGGCTGTCGGCTCCGGCCCTGCAAGGCCGCTACACCGCGCGCGAAGCGGTCGAAAAGCTGCTGTCGAACAGCAGCGTGAGCGTCGAACAGATCAGACCGGGCGTCCTCGTCCTGCGTCCCCTGCGCATGCCGGTCAGCGCGCCCGTGGCCGTCGGCTTGCCGCCGACCAGCAGCGACAGCCCTGCCGCCGTGACCCAGAGCGACCCGACCCTGGTCGATGAAATCGTCGTCGGCAGCCACATCCGGGGGGTCAAGGACAGCGCCTCGCCGGTGGTCGTGCTCAGCCGCGAAGACATCGACCAGGCCGGCTATGCGAGCATCGCCGAAGCGCTAACCGCCCTGCCCCAGGCCTTCGGTGGGACGGCCAGCGAGGATAGCCTGGCCACGGGCGCGGACCCCAACGGCACCAACATGATGCGCGGCACGGGCGTGGATCTGCGTGGCCTGGGCGCGGACGCCACCCTGGTGCTCGTCAACGGCAAGCGCATGGCCGGGGCCGGCGTGTACGGCGACTTTGCCGACATCTCCTCGATCCCCTTCGCCGCTGTGGGCCGGACTGAGGTGCTGCTCGACGGCGCTTCGGCCCTCTATGGCTCCGACGCCGTGGGCGGCGTCGTCGACATTCGCCTGCGGACTGATCTGGATGGCGGCGAGAGCCGCGTGTCGGCCGGCGCGGCGACCCAAGGCGGCTACTCGCGCTATTTGGCCAGCCAGGCGCTGGGCAAGACCTGGGCGGGTGGCCACGTGCTGGCGGCCTACGAGTACACCCGCAATGAAAACCTGCATGCGGCCGATCGCGCCTACGCGGGCAATGCCGACCTGCGAGTGCTGGGCGGTACGGATCGGCGAAGCACCACCAGCGCCCCAGGCAACATCCTGCGTCTCAATGCGGCAGGGGCCTATGTGCCGACCTATGCGATCCCCGCCAATCAGAACGGCGTGGGTCTGACGGCGGCGGATTTCGTTGCGGGCACCGTCAACTACACCAACCAGCGCGGAACCTACGACATCCTGCCCCAGTCGGAGCGGCACAGCGCCATAGTCTCCGTCGGTCAGGACGTGGGGGCGGTGGAACTGACCGGCGATTTTCGGTTTGCCCATCGCGAGATCGACGCCCGCAACGGGGCCTCGACCGCGACCCTGGTGCTGACCGCCGCTAATCCGTACTACGTTTCGCCCACGGGCCAGTCGTCCGAGCGCATCGCCTACTCGTTCCAAAACGAGGCTGGCGGCGTGCGGAATTGGGGCGTCAGCGAAAGCTTGGGCGCGGCGCTCGGCGCGAAGGCCCGGCTCGGCGCCGGGTGGAATGCCGACCTCTCGGGTGTCTACGCCCAAGAAATCGGGATCAGCCACAGCACCGGCCAGGTCAACAGCACCTATCTCTCCGAGGCGGCGGGCTTGAGCGCCGACAGCGCGCTGACGAGTTTTAGCGCGGCCCGCGATGGCTATTTCAATCCCTATGTCGGGACCGGCTATTCCAACCCCAAGGCGGTGCTCGACTTCATCCTCTCAGGCTGGGATCTTTCCAAGAGCCGCAACGAGCTGAAGTCCGTCAATCTGGTGTTCGACGGCCCCCTCCTGCAGTTGCCGGGCGGCAAGCTTCGTCTGGCGGTTGGCGGTCAACTCCGCCGCGAGGAAGTCCGGACGGGCGGAGCGCGCTTCCTGTCCGGATACGTCCAGACCGCTAAGGTTACGCGGGCCTTCAGCCGCGATGTCAAAAGTCTGTTCGCCGAACTGAACGCACCGTTGGTCGGACCAGACAACGCCTTGCCCTTCGTCGAGCGGTTGGAATTGTCGCTGGCGGGCCGGATCGAGGACTATGACGATGTCGGCTCGACCCGAAACCCGAAGGTCGGCGTGATCTGGTCGCCCAGCCACGACCTGACCTTCAAGGCCACCTATGGGACCTCGTTCCGCGCTCCGGCGCTCTACGAGCTGAACGCGCCCTATTCCATCACGCCGATACTGGTGAGCTACAATGGCGGGCAGGTCGCCTCTTTGGTCTATACCGGCGGCAATCCAGACCTGAAGCCCGAGACCGCCAAGTCCTGGACGGCCGGGGTGACCTACACGCCGCAAGGGGCGCCGGACCTGACCCTCGGTCTGAACGCTTATCGGACCGACTTCACCAATCGGGTCGGCTCGCCTGTGGTGCTCGCCCAGGCCTTGACCTCGGCGGAGTATGCGCCGTTCCGCACCTTCGTCAGCCCCGCCTCCAACGCCGCCGACCGCGCGCTGGTGCAGGCGATCATGGCGGACAGCCATGCCTCGGGCACCTCGGCCTACTCGGTCGATACCTATGGCGCGGTGATCGACCTGCGCAACGTCAACACCGGCAGCCTTGTGGTGCAGGGCATGGACGCCACCATCGCCTACGGCACGACCGTTCGCGGCGATCCGCTGGACCTGAACGGCAGCCTGACCTGGCTGCAGCACTACAAGCGAAAGCTCACCCCGACCTCGACCGAAGTCGAGCTGGCGGGCCAGGCAGGGTATCCGGCCGACCTTCGCCTTCGTGTGTCGGCGACCTGGACCCACGGTGCGGCCGCCGTCACGGTAGGCCTCAACCATGTCGGCGACACCTATGCCGACACCGGCCGACGTATCCACCCGTGGACGACGGCGGACCTTCAGGCCCGCTTGCGCGGCAGGATCTTCGGCGTCGACGGCCTCTCGGTCGCGCTTACCGTCCAGAACCTCTTTGATCAGGATCCGCCCTTCTACGACAATCCGGCCGGCTACGGGTATGACCCCGCCAACGCCGACCCCATCGGCCGCATCGTCAGCTTTCAGCTGACCAAGGCCTGGTAG